From Caretta caretta isolate rCarCar2 chromosome 3, rCarCar1.hap1, whole genome shotgun sequence, a single genomic window includes:
- the LOC125633589 gene encoding uncharacterized protein LOC125633589 isoform X2: protein MGEDTEMPVDQADSAIESGDMTETKSKGPRGRGRGRGGRDFGNEGQLSYVRGKMRGKTINGIGPMRCGIGRMYPYPDTRGQRGGRGRPPFLPPSPMGGMMRDPFSLPAPRHGLPPPPSLPGPMGFRGRPPHPRARGMLRMPRGRFPPPRGLTSLFKCPVVVR, encoded by the exons atgGGGGAGGATACAGAGATGCCAGTGGATCAGGCTGACTCTGCTATTGAAAGTGGTGACATGACAGAAACCAAAAGCAA GGGACCAAGAGGTCGGGGCAGAGGAAGAGGTGGCAGAGATTTTGGAAACGAGGGACAGCTTTCATATGTCAGAGGGAAAATGCGAGGCAAAACAATTAATGGCATTGGGCCCATGAG ATGTGGGATAGGAAGAATGTATCCATATCCTGACACCCGAGGCCAAAGAGGAGGCAGAGGGAGACCACCTTTTCTACCACCCTCACCCATGGGAGGAATGATGAGAGATCCTTTCTCACTTCCAGCACCAAG ACATGGACTTCCTCCTCCACCATCACTACCAGGACCAATGGGCTTCAGAGGCAGGCCACCTCACCCCAGAGCCAGAGGGATGCTGCGGATGCCAAGAGGTCGTTTCCCTCCACCAAGAGG CTTGACCTCATTGTTTAAATGTCCAGTTGT GGTAAGATAG
- the LOC125633589 gene encoding uncharacterized protein LOC125633589 isoform X1, producing MGEDTEMPVDQADSAIESGDMTETKSKGPRGRGRGRGGRDFGNEGQLSYVRGKMRGKTINGIGPMRCGIGRMYPYPDTRGQRGGRGRPPFLPPSPMGGMMRDPFSLPAPRHGLPPPPSLPGPMGFRGRPPHPRARGMLRMPRGRFPPPRGFPNGPGVPSPPPPGRGQRWLGPPGGRHY from the exons atgGGGGAGGATACAGAGATGCCAGTGGATCAGGCTGACTCTGCTATTGAAAGTGGTGACATGACAGAAACCAAAAGCAA GGGACCAAGAGGTCGGGGCAGAGGAAGAGGTGGCAGAGATTTTGGAAACGAGGGACAGCTTTCATATGTCAGAGGGAAAATGCGAGGCAAAACAATTAATGGCATTGGGCCCATGAG ATGTGGGATAGGAAGAATGTATCCATATCCTGACACCCGAGGCCAAAGAGGAGGCAGAGGGAGACCACCTTTTCTACCACCCTCACCCATGGGAGGAATGATGAGAGATCCTTTCTCACTTCCAGCACCAAG ACATGGACTTCCTCCTCCACCATCACTACCAGGACCAATGGGCTTCAGAGGCAGGCCACCTCACCCCAGAGCCAGAGGGATGCTGCGGATGCCAAGAGGTCGTTTCCCTCCACCAAGAGG CTTTCCCAATGGACCTGGTGTACCATCCCCTCCGCCACCTGGACGGGGCCAGAGATGGCTTGGACCGCCAGGTGGCAGACACTATTAA
- the LOC125633589 gene encoding uncharacterized protein LOC125633589 isoform X3, translating to MGEDTEMPVDQADSAIESGDMTETKSKGPRGRGRGRGGRDFGNEGQLSYVRGKMRGKTINGIGPMRCGIGRMYPYPDTRGQRGGRGRPPFLPPSPMGGMMRDPFSLPAPRHGLPPPPSLPGPMGFRGRPPHPRARGMLRMPRGRFPPPRGVR from the exons atgGGGGAGGATACAGAGATGCCAGTGGATCAGGCTGACTCTGCTATTGAAAGTGGTGACATGACAGAAACCAAAAGCAA GGGACCAAGAGGTCGGGGCAGAGGAAGAGGTGGCAGAGATTTTGGAAACGAGGGACAGCTTTCATATGTCAGAGGGAAAATGCGAGGCAAAACAATTAATGGCATTGGGCCCATGAG ATGTGGGATAGGAAGAATGTATCCATATCCTGACACCCGAGGCCAAAGAGGAGGCAGAGGGAGACCACCTTTTCTACCACCCTCACCCATGGGAGGAATGATGAGAGATCCTTTCTCACTTCCAGCACCAAG ACATGGACTTCCTCCTCCACCATCACTACCAGGACCAATGGGCTTCAGAGGCAGGCCACCTCACCCCAGAGCCAGAGGGATGCTGCGGATGCCAAGAGGTCGTTTCCCTCCACCAAGAGG GGTAAGATAG